One Panicum virgatum strain AP13 chromosome 9K, P.virgatum_v5, whole genome shotgun sequence genomic region harbors:
- the LOC120651052 gene encoding acylamino-acid-releasing enzyme 2-like isoform X5, which yields MDYLTASEEYASQSKLLQEFTKVPTIDSAWVLKNNNEGISTAMFSISQPDLLANSTRKYTMYCHITGAGTNSRDFQRSPFPTEMPGVSVIVPSPSGSKLLLVRNGEKGCPTKLEIVDQSHVAKDIHVGQSMHGPLYTDEWFHGISWNQEETLIAYIAEAPPQLRPVFSDSGYRKGDSSDEDCNTWKGQGDWEEDWGERYSKKGRPSLFVLDIASGEVRAAEGIATSLSVGQVVWAPPSSSGSQKYLVFVGWSEHNGFHNTARKLGIKYCSNRPCALYAIASPFERPETNNKPVCDDKSDSAASARNLKASISSAFFFPRFSQDGKILLFLSAKQAVNSGAHNATDSLHKINWLSDWEMDKQLDVTEVVPIVMYPEDDCFPGLYCSSILSNPWLSDGCTMILTSAWRSTEVILSIDVLSGKVTRLTPEDSHYSWSALAIDGDNVLAVSSSPIDPHIRYGHQVKPESQACRWTWDEVDSSLMTASDTVKSLLSHHSVTILQIPVANPSDDLSEGGKLPFEAIFVSCKDSSHSPTVVILHGGPHSVSVSSYVKSSAFLASLGFNLLIVNYRGTPGFGEEALQSLPGKVGSQDVQDCLTAIDHVINEKLIDASKVAVVGISHGGFLTTHLIGQAPDRFVVGAARNPVCNLALMIGTTDIPDWCYTVACGTEAKQYASESPSPDHLRLFYEKSPIAHISKVKAPLLMLLGGADL from the exons ATGGATTATTTGACAGCATCTGAAGAATATGCTTCCCAATCCAAGTTATTGCAAGAATTCACCAAAGTCCCAACCATTGACAGTGCTTGGGTTCTCAAAAATAACAACG AAGGCATATCCACAGCAATGTTCTCCATTAGCCAGCCAGACCTACTGGCGAACAGCACCAGAAAATACACTATGTACTGCCATATTACGGGGGCTGGTACCAACTCTCGGGATTTCCAGCGGTCTCCTTTCCCCACTGAAATGCCTGGAGTGTCTGTCATCGTCCCATCTCCTTCGGGGTCGAAGCTTCTTTTAGTGCGAAATGGAGAGAAAGGTTGCCCTACTAAGCTTGAAATTGTTGATCAATCACATGTGGCAAAGGACATACATGTAGGTCAGTCTATGCATGGTCCGCTTTATACTGATGAATG GTTTCATGGTATTTCCTGGAATCAAGAAGAGACCTTGATAGCATACATTGCTGAAGCTCCACCCCAACTAAGACCAGTTTTCAGTGATTCTGGATATAGAAAGGGAGACTCTTCTGATGAAGACTGTAATACCTGGAAAGGACAAGGGGATTGGGAAGAGGACTGGGGTGAAAGATACTCCAAAAAAGGGAGACCCTCATTGTTTGTTCTTGACATTGCCAG TGGAGAAGTGAGAGCGGCTGAAGGCATTGCAACATCATTGAGTGTTGGCCAAGTTGTTTGGGCTCCCCCTTCTTCAAGTGGCAGTCAAAAGTATTTGGTTTTCGTTGGATGGTCAGAGCACAACGGGTTTCATAACACTGCTAGAAAACTTGGTATCAAGTACTGTTCTAACAGGCCATGTGCTCTTTATGCAATTGCTAGCCCTTTCGAAAGACCAGAGACTAACAATAAACCAGTTTG CGATGATAAATCAGACTCCGCTGCATCAGCACGCAACTTAAAAGCAAGCATAAGtagtgcttttttttttccacgTTTCAG CCAGGATGGAAAAATCCTACTCTTCCTTTCTGCAAAACAGGCTGTAAATAGTGGAGCACATAATGCAACGGATTCTCTGCATAAGATCAACTGGCTTTCTGATTGGGAAATGGATAAACAACTTGATGTTACTGAAGTG GTACCTATTGTAATGTACCCTGAAGATGATTGTTTCCCGGGTCTTTACTGCTCATCCATTCTATCCAATCCTTGGCTTTCTGATGGATGCACGATGATACTAACATCTGCTTGGAGAAGTACCGAAGTAATATTATCAATAGATGTTTTAAG TGGAAAAGTAACAAGACTTACTCCAGAAGACTCGCATTACTCATGGAGTGCTCTTGCGATAGATGGTGACAATGTTCTTGCTG TGTCAAGTAGTCCCATCGACCCTCATATCAGGTATGGACACCAAGTGAAACCAGAGAGTCAAGCATGCAGATGGACTTGGGATGAAGTTGATAGTTCGTTGATGACAGCCAGCGATACG GTTAAGTCCTTGTTGTCGCATCACAGTGTCACTATACTTCAAATTCCTGTCGCTAACCCCTCTGATGACCTCTCTGAAG GTGGCAAACTTCCATTTGAGGCCATTTTTGTGTCCTGCAAGGACAGTTCACACAGTCCAACTGTTGTAATCCTTCATGGTGGCCCACACTCAGTGTCTGTGTCAAGCTACGTGAAATCATCAGCCTTTCTTGCTTCGCTTGGATTCAACCTGCTAATTGTAAATTATCG AGGTACACCGGGTTTTGGAGAGGAGGCTTTACAATCGCTTCCTGGAAAAGTAGGATCTCAG GACGTCCAAGACTGTCTTACAGCCATAGATCACGTCATCAATGAAAAGCTAATAGATGCTTCCAAAGTAGCTGTTGTTGGGATTTCACATGGTGGATTCTTGACAACTCATCTGATAGGCCAG GCTCCAGACAGATTTGTCGTGGGAGCTGCTCGGAATCCTGTGTGCAACCTTGCGCTGATGATTGGCACCACTGACATCCCAGACTGGTGTTACACGGTGGCCTGCGGAACTGAAGCGAAGCAATATGCCTCTGAATCCCCTTCACCCGACCATCTTCGCCTCTTCTATGAGAAATCGCCGATTGCTCACATCTCAAAA GTGAAAGCGCCCCTTCTTATGCTTCTTGGAGGAGCTGATCTTTGA
- the LOC120651052 gene encoding acylamino-acid-releasing enzyme 2-like isoform X6: MDYLTASEEYASQSKLLQEFTKVPTIDSAWVLKNNNEGISTAMFSISQPDLLANSTRKYTMYCHITGAGTNSRDFQRSPFPTEMPGVSVIVPSPSGSKLLLVRNGEKGCPTKLEIVDQSHVAKDIHVGQSMHGPLYTDEWFHGISWNQEETLIAYIAEAPPQLRPVFSDSGYRKGDSSDEDCNTWKGQGDWEEDWGERYSKKGRPSLFVLDIASGEVRAAEGIATSLSVGQVVWAPPSSSGSQKYLVFVGWSEHNGFHNTARKLGIKYCSNRPCALYAIASPFERPETNNKPVCDDKSDSAASARNLKASISSAFFFPRFSQDGKILLFLSAKQAVNSGAHNATDSLHKINWLSDWEMDKQLDVTEVVPIVMYPEDDCFPGLYCSSILSNPWLSDGCTMILTSAWRSTEVILSIDVLSGKVTRLTPEDSHYSWSALAIDGDNVLAVSSSPIDPHIRYGHQVKPESQACRWTWDEVDSSLMTASDTVKSLLSHHSVTILQIPVANPSEGGKLPFEAIFVSCKDSSHSPTVVILHGGPHSVSVSSYVKSSAFLASLGFNLLIVNYRGTPGFGEEALQSLPGKVGSQDVQDCLTAIDHVINEKLIDASKVAVVGISHGGFLTTHLIGQAPDRFVVGAARNPVCNLALMIGTTDIPDWCYTVACGTEAKQYASESPSPDHLRLFYEKSPIAHISKVKAPLLMLLGGADL; encoded by the exons ATGGATTATTTGACAGCATCTGAAGAATATGCTTCCCAATCCAAGTTATTGCAAGAATTCACCAAAGTCCCAACCATTGACAGTGCTTGGGTTCTCAAAAATAACAACG AAGGCATATCCACAGCAATGTTCTCCATTAGCCAGCCAGACCTACTGGCGAACAGCACCAGAAAATACACTATGTACTGCCATATTACGGGGGCTGGTACCAACTCTCGGGATTTCCAGCGGTCTCCTTTCCCCACTGAAATGCCTGGAGTGTCTGTCATCGTCCCATCTCCTTCGGGGTCGAAGCTTCTTTTAGTGCGAAATGGAGAGAAAGGTTGCCCTACTAAGCTTGAAATTGTTGATCAATCACATGTGGCAAAGGACATACATGTAGGTCAGTCTATGCATGGTCCGCTTTATACTGATGAATG GTTTCATGGTATTTCCTGGAATCAAGAAGAGACCTTGATAGCATACATTGCTGAAGCTCCACCCCAACTAAGACCAGTTTTCAGTGATTCTGGATATAGAAAGGGAGACTCTTCTGATGAAGACTGTAATACCTGGAAAGGACAAGGGGATTGGGAAGAGGACTGGGGTGAAAGATACTCCAAAAAAGGGAGACCCTCATTGTTTGTTCTTGACATTGCCAG TGGAGAAGTGAGAGCGGCTGAAGGCATTGCAACATCATTGAGTGTTGGCCAAGTTGTTTGGGCTCCCCCTTCTTCAAGTGGCAGTCAAAAGTATTTGGTTTTCGTTGGATGGTCAGAGCACAACGGGTTTCATAACACTGCTAGAAAACTTGGTATCAAGTACTGTTCTAACAGGCCATGTGCTCTTTATGCAATTGCTAGCCCTTTCGAAAGACCAGAGACTAACAATAAACCAGTTTG CGATGATAAATCAGACTCCGCTGCATCAGCACGCAACTTAAAAGCAAGCATAAGtagtgcttttttttttccacgTTTCAG CCAGGATGGAAAAATCCTACTCTTCCTTTCTGCAAAACAGGCTGTAAATAGTGGAGCACATAATGCAACGGATTCTCTGCATAAGATCAACTGGCTTTCTGATTGGGAAATGGATAAACAACTTGATGTTACTGAAGTG GTACCTATTGTAATGTACCCTGAAGATGATTGTTTCCCGGGTCTTTACTGCTCATCCATTCTATCCAATCCTTGGCTTTCTGATGGATGCACGATGATACTAACATCTGCTTGGAGAAGTACCGAAGTAATATTATCAATAGATGTTTTAAG TGGAAAAGTAACAAGACTTACTCCAGAAGACTCGCATTACTCATGGAGTGCTCTTGCGATAGATGGTGACAATGTTCTTGCTG TGTCAAGTAGTCCCATCGACCCTCATATCAGGTATGGACACCAAGTGAAACCAGAGAGTCAAGCATGCAGATGGACTTGGGATGAAGTTGATAGTTCGTTGATGACAGCCAGCGATACG GTTAAGTCCTTGTTGTCGCATCACAGTGTCACTATACTTCAAATTCCTGTCGCTAACCCCTCTGA AGGTGGCAAACTTCCATTTGAGGCCATTTTTGTGTCCTGCAAGGACAGTTCACACAGTCCAACTGTTGTAATCCTTCATGGTGGCCCACACTCAGTGTCTGTGTCAAGCTACGTGAAATCATCAGCCTTTCTTGCTTCGCTTGGATTCAACCTGCTAATTGTAAATTATCG AGGTACACCGGGTTTTGGAGAGGAGGCTTTACAATCGCTTCCTGGAAAAGTAGGATCTCAG GACGTCCAAGACTGTCTTACAGCCATAGATCACGTCATCAATGAAAAGCTAATAGATGCTTCCAAAGTAGCTGTTGTTGGGATTTCACATGGTGGATTCTTGACAACTCATCTGATAGGCCAG GCTCCAGACAGATTTGTCGTGGGAGCTGCTCGGAATCCTGTGTGCAACCTTGCGCTGATGATTGGCACCACTGACATCCCAGACTGGTGTTACACGGTGGCCTGCGGAACTGAAGCGAAGCAATATGCCTCTGAATCCCCTTCACCCGACCATCTTCGCCTCTTCTATGAGAAATCGCCGATTGCTCACATCTCAAAA GTGAAAGCGCCCCTTCTTATGCTTCTTGGAGGAGCTGATCTTTGA
- the LOC120651052 gene encoding acylamino-acid-releasing enzyme 2-like isoform X7, producing the protein MDYLTASEEYASQSKLLQEFTKVPTIDSAWVLKNNNEGISTAMFSISQPDLLANSTRKYTMYCHITGAGTNSRDFQRSPFPTEMPGVSVIVPSPSGSKLLLVRNGEKGCPTKLEIVDQSHVAKDIHVGQSMHGPLYTDEWFHGISWNQEETLIAYIAEAPPQLRPVFSDSGYRKGDSSDEDCNTWKGQGDWEEDWGERYSKKGRPSLFVLDIASGEVRAAEGIATSLSVGQVVWAPPSSSGSQKYLVFVGWSEHNGFHNTARKLGIKYCSNRPCALYAIASPFERPETNNKPVCDDKSDSAASARNLKASISSAFFFPRFSQDGKILLFLSAKQAVNSGAHNATDSLHKINWLSDWEMDKQLDVTEVVPIVMYPEDDCFPGLYCSSILSNPWLSDGCTMILTSAWRSTEVILSIDVLSGKVTRLTPEDSHYSWSALAIDGDNVLAVSSSPIDPHIRYGHQVKPESQACRWTWDEVDSSLMTASDTVKSLLSHHSVTILQIPVANPSDDLSEGGKLPFEAIFVSCKDSSHSPTVVILHGGPHSVSVSSYVKSSAFLASLGFNLLIVNYRGTPGFGEEALQSLPGKVGSQDVQDCLTAIDHVINEKLIDASKVAVVGISHGGFLTTHLIGQTGVTRWPAELKRSNMPLNPLHPTIFASSMRNRRLLTSQK; encoded by the exons ATGGATTATTTGACAGCATCTGAAGAATATGCTTCCCAATCCAAGTTATTGCAAGAATTCACCAAAGTCCCAACCATTGACAGTGCTTGGGTTCTCAAAAATAACAACG AAGGCATATCCACAGCAATGTTCTCCATTAGCCAGCCAGACCTACTGGCGAACAGCACCAGAAAATACACTATGTACTGCCATATTACGGGGGCTGGTACCAACTCTCGGGATTTCCAGCGGTCTCCTTTCCCCACTGAAATGCCTGGAGTGTCTGTCATCGTCCCATCTCCTTCGGGGTCGAAGCTTCTTTTAGTGCGAAATGGAGAGAAAGGTTGCCCTACTAAGCTTGAAATTGTTGATCAATCACATGTGGCAAAGGACATACATGTAGGTCAGTCTATGCATGGTCCGCTTTATACTGATGAATG GTTTCATGGTATTTCCTGGAATCAAGAAGAGACCTTGATAGCATACATTGCTGAAGCTCCACCCCAACTAAGACCAGTTTTCAGTGATTCTGGATATAGAAAGGGAGACTCTTCTGATGAAGACTGTAATACCTGGAAAGGACAAGGGGATTGGGAAGAGGACTGGGGTGAAAGATACTCCAAAAAAGGGAGACCCTCATTGTTTGTTCTTGACATTGCCAG TGGAGAAGTGAGAGCGGCTGAAGGCATTGCAACATCATTGAGTGTTGGCCAAGTTGTTTGGGCTCCCCCTTCTTCAAGTGGCAGTCAAAAGTATTTGGTTTTCGTTGGATGGTCAGAGCACAACGGGTTTCATAACACTGCTAGAAAACTTGGTATCAAGTACTGTTCTAACAGGCCATGTGCTCTTTATGCAATTGCTAGCCCTTTCGAAAGACCAGAGACTAACAATAAACCAGTTTG CGATGATAAATCAGACTCCGCTGCATCAGCACGCAACTTAAAAGCAAGCATAAGtagtgcttttttttttccacgTTTCAG CCAGGATGGAAAAATCCTACTCTTCCTTTCTGCAAAACAGGCTGTAAATAGTGGAGCACATAATGCAACGGATTCTCTGCATAAGATCAACTGGCTTTCTGATTGGGAAATGGATAAACAACTTGATGTTACTGAAGTG GTACCTATTGTAATGTACCCTGAAGATGATTGTTTCCCGGGTCTTTACTGCTCATCCATTCTATCCAATCCTTGGCTTTCTGATGGATGCACGATGATACTAACATCTGCTTGGAGAAGTACCGAAGTAATATTATCAATAGATGTTTTAAG TGGAAAAGTAACAAGACTTACTCCAGAAGACTCGCATTACTCATGGAGTGCTCTTGCGATAGATGGTGACAATGTTCTTGCTG TGTCAAGTAGTCCCATCGACCCTCATATCAGGTATGGACACCAAGTGAAACCAGAGAGTCAAGCATGCAGATGGACTTGGGATGAAGTTGATAGTTCGTTGATGACAGCCAGCGATACG GTTAAGTCCTTGTTGTCGCATCACAGTGTCACTATACTTCAAATTCCTGTCGCTAACCCCTCTGATGACCTCTCTGAAG GTGGCAAACTTCCATTTGAGGCCATTTTTGTGTCCTGCAAGGACAGTTCACACAGTCCAACTGTTGTAATCCTTCATGGTGGCCCACACTCAGTGTCTGTGTCAAGCTACGTGAAATCATCAGCCTTTCTTGCTTCGCTTGGATTCAACCTGCTAATTGTAAATTATCG AGGTACACCGGGTTTTGGAGAGGAGGCTTTACAATCGCTTCCTGGAAAAGTAGGATCTCAG GACGTCCAAGACTGTCTTACAGCCATAGATCACGTCATCAATGAAAAGCTAATAGATGCTTCCAAAGTAGCTGTTGTTGGGATTTCACATGGTGGATTCTTGACAACTCATCTGATAGGCCAG ACTGGTGTTACACGGTGGCCTGCGGAACTGAAGCGAAGCAATATGCCTCTGAATCCCCTTCACCCGACCATCTTCGCCTCTTCTATGAGAAATCGCCGATTGCTCACATCTCAAAA GTGA
- the LOC120651052 gene encoding acylamino-acid-releasing enzyme 1-like isoform X8 produces MAASEASEAAADKGLPFGVDATMVDEYASQSKLLQEFVKIPSFGKAWVFNSKDENTPRAAVSISQSDLLGNKRRMFLLNSHISKSASKPVNFQWSPFPTEISGVSAVIPSPSGEKLLLVRNSEDDSPTKLEIWGACQLENEIHIAKSVHGSLYTDEWFEGISWNKDETFIAYVAEEPPQPKPVFNDYGFKKEGSSEKDCKSWKGQGDWEETWGETYSKKRIPALFVVNISSGQVRPVKGIPRSLSVGQVIWAPSSSCGLVFVAWSSDNGFQETPRKLGIKYCYNRPCALYAAPDPFREETEKPSTVGNKDETTTMIKLTAHLSSAFFPRFSPDGKYLVFVSAKSAVDSGAHNATNSMHRIEWPTDGKLDGSLGIVDVVPIVMCPKDNCFPGLYCFGLLRDPWLTDGRTMILSSVWGSREVILSVNVVSCEVLRVSPQDSDYSWNVLALDKNNILAVSSSLITLPQIYYGIMISQTESHWEWQEVSTPFPKPSDEISSILAEHKFSILKIPISNPSDKLAHGAKLPFEAIFVSHKDSASNPTIVVLHGGPHSVYPSSYSKSLAFLFSQGYNLLVVNYRGSLGFGEEALQSLPGNIGSQDVNDVLTALDFVIKRGLIDPSRVAVVGGSHGGFLTTHLIGQAPDTFVAAAARNPVCNLQLMVGTTDIPDWCFVEIYGKDGKKYFSESPSVDDLCQFHQKSPISHISKVKTPTLFLLGAQDLRVPVSNGLQYARALKERGIESKTIVFPEDIHGIDKPQSDFESFLNIGVWFKKHMSK; encoded by the exons ATGGCTGCCTCAGAAGCCTCAGAAGCAGCAGCTGACAAAGGATTGCCTTTCGGGGTGGATGCAACCATGGTCGATGAGTATGCCTCCCAGTCAAAGCTGCTGCAAGAATTCGTTAAGATCCCCAGTTTTGGCAAGGCTTGGGTCTTCAACTCCAAGGATG AAAACACACCCAGAGCAGCGGTTTCAATCAGCCAATCAGATCTTTTGGGCAATAAGAGGAGAATGTTCCTTTTGAATTCTCACATTTCAAAGAGTGCCTCAAAGCCTGTCAATTTCCAGTGGTCTCCTTTCCCGACTGAAATAAGTGGAGTGTCAGCAGTTATTCCATCGCCTTCTGGAGAAAAACTTCTTTTAGTACGCAATTCTGAGGATGATTCCCCTACAAAACTAGAGATTTGGGGGGCGTGTCAATTAGAGAATGAGATACATATTGCAAAATCTGTTCATGGATCACTCTATACTGATGAATG GTTTGAAGGGATATCATGGAACAAGGATGAAACTTTCATAGCTTATGTTGCTGAGGagcctcctcaaccaaagccagTGTTCAATGATTATGGATTCAAGAAGGAAGGATCATCTGAAAAGGACTGCAAGAGCTGGAAGGGACAAGGAGATTGGGAGGAAACCTGGGGAGAAACCTATTCGAAGAAAAGGATACCTGCACTGTTTGTCGTCAACATATCCAG TGGGCAAGTTCGACCTGTGAAGGGAATACCTAGATCATTAAGTGTTGGCCAAGTGATTTGGGCCCCATCATCTTCATGTGGATTGGTTTTTGTTGCATGGTCATCTGACAATGGCTTCCAAGAGACTCCAAGGAAGCTTGGTATTAAATACTGTTACAACAGGCCTTGTGCTCTGTATGCTGCTCCTGATCCTTTCAGAGAAGAAACTGAGAAACCATCAACCGT GGGCAATAAGGATGAAACTACAACTATGATCAAATTAACAGCACACCTGAGCAGTGCCTTTTTCCCACGGTTCAG tCCGGATGGTAAGTATCTTGTGTTCGTCTCAGCGAAAAGTGCTGTAGATAGTGGAGCACACAACGCCACAAATTCAATGCACAGAATTGAGTGGCCTACAGATGGGAAACTGGATGGGAGCCTTGGTATCGTTGATGTG GTGCCCATTGTGATGTGCCCCAAAGATAACTGTTTCCCTGGTCTGTATTGCTTCGGATTGCTCAGGGATCCATGGCTTACTGATGGACGGACTATGATTCTATCTTCTGTTTGGGGTAGCAGGGAAGTAATACTTTCTGTAAATGTCGTGAG TTGTGAAGTTTTAAGAGTTAGTCCCCAGGATTCAGATTATTCATGGAATGTTCTTGCACTTGACAAGAATAACATTCTTGCAG TTTCCAGTAGCCTTATTACACTCCCTCAAATATACTATGGAATCATGATTTCTCAGACTGAAAGCCATTGGGAGTGGCAGGAAGTTTCAACTCCTTTTCCAAAGCCATCTGATGAG ATAAGCTCCATATTAGCAGAGCATAAGTTCAGCATACTCAAAATCCCAATTAGCAACCCTTCCGACAAACTAGCGCATG GGGCTAAGCTGCCTTTTGAGGCTATTTTTGTGTCACATAAGGATTCTGCCAGTAATCCAACAATTGTGGTTCTTCATGGTGGACCACACTCAGTTTACCCATCAAGTTATTCCAAATCCTTGGCTTTTCTTTTTTCACAGGGATATAATCTTCTTGTCGTGAACTACAG GGGCTCATTAGGCTTTGGGGAAGAAGCACTGCAGTCCCTTCCTGGAAATATTGGTTCTCAG GATGTCAATGATGTATTGACGGCTTTGGACTTTGTTATAAAGAGAGGACTAATAGATCCATCTAGAGTCGCTGTAGTTGGAGGTTCACATGGAGGTTTCTTGACAACTCATTTGATTGGCCAG GCTCCTGATACATTTGTTGCAGCAGCTGCTCGAAATCCAGTATGTAACTTACAATTGATGGTGGGTACCACTGACATCCCTGATTGGTGCTTTGTCGAGATTTATGGAAAAGATGGGAAAAAGTACTTCTCAGAGTCTCCTTCAGTAGATGATCTTTGTCAATTCCACCAGAAGTCACCAATATCACACATTTCGAAG GTCAAAACACCTACGCTCTTTCTCCTTGGAGCGCAAGATCTCAGGGTTCCTGTTTCTAATGGCCTGCAG TATGCAAGGGCTTTGAAGGAGAGGGGAATTGAATCCAAAACTATTGTCTTCCCAGAAGATATCCATGGAATCGACAA GCCTCAGTCTGATTTCGAGAGCTTCCTCAACATAGGGGTTTGGTTCAAGAAGCACATGAGCAAATAA